A DNA window from Brassica napus cultivar Da-Ae chromosome A4, Da-Ae, whole genome shotgun sequence contains the following coding sequences:
- the LOC125608046 gene encoding protein TsetseEP-like, with protein sequence MTTAKRLCFIVILSMCLLTSAEEESPSPAISPGRDSPLPPESHSSPSPPETDSLPPPASSPRHEPLADSPPPPPPQPSPSPSTEPAPVPTPSKDDSHEDSEPETEYFPSPTPSPAAEERKPDDIKASEDGDEFEKEEESGMSGLEKAGIAIGAILGVGAIVMGAIVYKKRRDNLTRARYTYFQGEFL encoded by the coding sequence ATGACGACCGCGAAAAGGCTCTGTTTCATTGTTATTCTATCAATGTGTCTTCTCACGAGCGCTGAGGAGGAGTCTCCCTCTCCGGCTATCTCGCCAGGACGTGATTCTCCTCTGCCACCGGAATCACATTCATCTCCGTCACCACCAGAAACGGATTCCCTTCCGCCACCAGCTTCATCACCAAGACATGAGCCCCTAGCGgattctcctccaccacctcctcctcaaCCGTCACCATCTCCATCTACTGAACCAGCGCCTGTTCCCACTCCGTCAAAGGACGATTCCCATGAGGATTCAGAGCCGGAGACAGAGTATTTCCCTTCTCCGACGCCGTCTCCTGCGGCAGAAGAGCGAAAACCAGACGATATCAAAGCAAGCGAGGATGGTGATGAGTtcgagaaagaagaagaaagcggGATGAGTGGATTGGAAAAAGCTGGGATCGCCATTGGAGCTATACTTGGAGTAGGAGCCATTGTAATGGGAGCTATTGTTTACAAGAAACGTAGAGATAACTTAACCAGAGCTCGTTACACTTATTTCCAAGGAGAGTTTCTTTAa
- the LOC106448729 gene encoding uncharacterized protein LOC106448729: MDHTGKSPISTDRKTSEKTVDSSASVKPNGKSIATSATVMKPTEKAAVSSANPMNPDVATALSPAHADQVMLFRDVSHGPREADLRFRLIHFWEARNPNTKILIGQEMLLIDEEGTVIQGFIPAGRVGIFDLVAGSVYNLSNFFGSRSKEQYRVADHVATVSFSWNSSLSVLENPPVLIPDDRFRFHSYEEFRANCDSRGDLYDYVGHMKLVNGQTITDHMILDEVDIAEKRHLCVHVQTHDGPVMKLYLWDKAAADFCQKFKSYGNTPSVLLVTTVNPKHLGGTLALTSMSSSRVFMDADVQPTKDYLAWLNSNSDIANRVVAEVVTKPEPVTLEELFSYIRQDSSKVAWFECMATIDDVVQGFAWYYISCGGCNSKAVKGHTSLICNNKKCVKTEFTGVPQYLTRISVYDKTEQAVFVILGDAGKELTGKHAAELVANYFEANDGVGADHRVPVPQALLDTIGQTRKFIVKVSDHNLTGKTQTITVTKILPPDAPLRSTVGVGSGSSGSSGDTAADKNRKAVEILEADEAKRPKSG; this comes from the exons ATGGACCACACCGGAAAATCTCCGATCTCAACCGACCGCAAGACCAGCGAGAAGACCGTCGACTCCTCCGCGTCTGTGAAACCAAACGGGAAGTCCATTGCTACCTCCGCGACTGTGATGAAACCTACCGAGAAGGCTGCTGTTTCGTCTGCCAATCCGATGAACCCAGATGTTGCTACTGCTCTCTCCCCCGCGCATGCCGACCAAGTGATGTTGTTCAGAGATGTTTCACACGGCCCACGCGAAGCTGACTTGAGGTTTCGTTTGATTCACTTCTGGGAAGCTCGCAATCCAAACACGAAAATCCTGATTGGACAAGAGATGCTCCTTATCGACGAAGAG GGAACCGTGATTCAGGGTTTTATCCCAGCCGGACGTGTTGGGATATTTGATCTGGTAGCTGGTTCTGTGTATAACCTGAGCAACTTTTTTGGATCCAGGAGCAAAGAGCAATATCGGGTTGCTGATCATGTCGCCACCGTATCATTTTCTTGGAACTCTTCTTTGTCAGTGCTTGAGAACCCTCCGGTTTTGATTCCAGACGATAGGTTCAGGTTCCACAGCTATGAGGAGTTTAGGGCCAATTGTGACTCCAGGGGTGATCTTTATG ATTACGTTGGCCacatgaagctggtgaatgggcaGACTATCACGGACCATATGATTCTTGACGAAGTTGATATAGCAGAGAAGCGGCATTTATGTGTTCATGTTCAGACACATGA CGGACCGGTGATGAAGCTTTATTTGTGGGACAAGGCTGCTGCCGATTTCTGCCAGAAATTCAAGTCGTATGGAAACACCCCAAGCGTTCTTTTGGTCACCACTGTGAACCCTAAACACCTTGGAG GCACCCTTGCTCTCACTTCTATGTCGTCATCTCGGGTGTTTATGGATGCCGATGTTCAGCCTACTAAAGATTATCTTGCATG GTTGAATTCCAACTCTGATATTGCTAATAGGGTTGTAGCTGAGGTAGTCACTAAGCCTGAGCCAGTTACTCTTGAAGAGCTATTCTCTTACATCAGGCAAGACTCTTCTAAG GTTGCTTGGTTTGAGTGCATGGCGACTATAGATGATGTTGTCCAGGGTTTTGCATGGTATTACATTTCCTGCGGTGGATGTAATAGCAAGGCAGTCAAAGGGCATACTTCTTTGATTTGCAACAACAAGAAGTGTGTGAAGACTGAATTCACAGGCGTACCTCA GTACCTCACGAGGATATCTGTGTATGATAAGACTGAGCAAGCAGTTTTTGTCATTCTTGGTGATGCTGGCAAGGAGCTGACTGGTAAACATGCAGCAGAGTTGGTTGCTAATTACTTTGAG GCTAATGATGGAGTAGGAGCTGATCACCGCGTGCCTGTTCCGCAAGCTCTACTTGATACAATAGGGCAGACACGCAAGTTTATTGTGAAGGTCTCGGATCATAATCTGACTGGCAAGACTCAGACCATAACCGTCACCAAGATACTCCCACCAGACGCCCCACTGCGGTCGACTGTAGGTGTTGGGTCTGGTTCTTCAGGAAGCTCTGGAGATACTGCAGCTGATAAGAACAGAAAAGCCGTTGAGATCCTTGAGGCAGATGAAGCAAAACGTCCCAAGAGTGGCTAA
- the LOC106446897 gene encoding LOB domain-containing protein 11, which translates to MLKMEINGGTSAATPTVSAVAVATVKETTTPINSPSPTSSPPPPPLSPQQTVVLSPCAACKILRRRCAEKCVLAPYFPPTDPAKFTIAHRVFGASNIIKFLQELPESQRTDAVNSMVYEAGARMRDPVYGCAGAIYHLQRQVSELQAQLVKTQVELVSMQLQRSDLLELLYKMEQTKLAAQEQGQQNMSFESSFESGDEFISSPDEVTNDLGFLEDNNNNNSSMSWWDPLWT; encoded by the exons ATGCTAAAGATGGAGATCAATGGTGGCACTTCGGCTGCTACACCTACTGTCTCGGCCGTGGCTGTCGCCACCGTGAAAGAAACCACTACTCCCATCAACTCTCCTTCTCCCACTTCTTCACCTCCGCCGCCGCCTCTTTCGCCTCAGCAGACGGTGGTGCTAAGTCCTTGTGCGGCTTGCAAGATACTGCGGCGGAGGTGCGCTGAGAAATGCGTTTTGGCGCCGTATTTTCCTCCGACGGATCCGGCGAAGTTCACAATCGCCCACCGTGTCTTCGGAGCTAGCAACATTATTAAGTTCTTGCAG GAACTTCCAGAATCTCAAAGAACAGATGCGGTTAATAGCATGGTTTATGAAGCAGGAGCTAGGATGAGAGATCCAGTTTACGGTTGCGCGGGTGCGATATACCATTTGCAGAGACAAGTGAGTGAACTTCAAGCACAACTTGTGAAAACTCAAGTAGAGCTAGTGAGCATGCAACTGCAAAGATCAGATCTACTGGAATTGTTATATAAAATGGAACAAACAAAGTTAGCAGCACAAGagcaaggacaacaaaatatgTCCTTTGAGAGTTCATTTGAAAGTGGCGACGAGTTCATTAGTAGCCCCGACGAAGTGACCAATGATTTGGGATTCCTTgaggacaacaacaacaataattcATCAATGTCGTGGTGGGATCCGCTTTGGACATGA